One Diospyros lotus cultivar Yz01 chromosome 1, ASM1463336v1, whole genome shotgun sequence genomic window carries:
- the LOC127811161 gene encoding probable beta-D-xylosidase 5, translating into MEDFGFCDSSLPYPVRVKDLVDRMTLQEKAQQLGDTATGVPRIGLPAYEWWSEALHGVADTGQPGSKATFFDDQIPGATSFPTVILTAASFNESLWKTIGQVVSTEARAMYNMGHAGLTFWSPNINVVRDPRWGRSQETPGEDPLVVGKYAVNYVRGLQDVEGTENITDLNSRPLKVAACCKHYAAYDLESWLGSDRFHFDSKVMEQDMRETFLKPFEMCVKDGDVSSVMCSFNRINGIPICADPQLLKDTIRGEWDLHGYIVSDCDSIEVMIDGHKWLGDTPEDAVAQTLKAGLDLDCGYKIGSYYGNYAGSAVEQGKVGEAEVDKALKNLYTVLMRLGYFDGIPQFKSLGKADVCSEEHVELAAEAARQGIVLLKNDNQTLPLNYGEIKSIAVVGPHANATEVMIGNYAGIPCRYVSPVDGFSAFGNARYETGCADVACKNESLIFPAMRAAKKADATAIIVGLDLSVEAEGSDRVDLLLPGYQNQLIKQVASVSKGPVVLVVMSGGPVDISFVKNDPKIKAVLWVGYPGGEGGRAIADVVFGKYNPGGRLPLTWYGADYVDMLPMTSMAFRPIESLGYPGRTYKFFNGSTVYPFGHGLSYTQFNYNLKYSKRSLNIKLHKLQHCRNVNYSASAYKPMCPAVLIEDLKCHDNIEFEVQVKNVGRRDGSEVVMVYRVPPEGIVGAPMKELITFKRVSVAAGRSKTIKFVVNACKSLGIVDYTANHLLPAGRHTIMIGDGAVSFPVNINFKY; encoded by the exons ATGGAGGATTTCGGGTTCTGCGACTCGTCGCTGCCATACCCAGTGAGGGTGAAGGACTTAGTGGACCGGATGACGCTGCAGGAGAAGGCGCAGCAGCTGGGAGACACGGCGACTGGGGTGCCCAGGATTGGCCTGCCTGCGTACGAGTGGTGGTCGGAGGCGCTGCATGGCGTCGCCGACACCGGCCAACCGGGCAGTAAGGCCACCTTCTTCGACGACCAAATCCCCGGCGCCACCAGCTTCCCCACCGTTATTCTCACCGCTGCAAGTTTCAATGAGTCCCTCTGGAAGACCATTGGCCAG GTTGTTTCAACTGAGGCAAGAGCCATGTATAACATGGGGCATGCTGGGTTAACATTCTGGAGCCCAAATATCAATGTGGTGAGGGATCCCAGGTGGGGAAGAAGCCAAGAAACGCCTGGCGAAGACCCTCTGGTGGTTGGAAAATATGCTGTAAACTATGTCAGAGGCCTGCAAGATGTTGAAGGCACCGAAAACATCACAGATTTAAACTCTAGGCCTCTCAAGGTTGCTGCTTGTTGCAAGCACTATGCTGCATATGATCTTGAGAGCTGGCTTGGATCCGATAGGTTCCATTTTGATTCAAAG GTTATGGAGCAAGATATGAGAGAGACATTCCTTAAACCTTTTGAGATGTGTGTTAAAGATGGAGATGTTTCCAGTGTAATGTGTTCCTTTAACCGCATCAACGGCATACCTATTTGTGCTGATCCACAACTCTTGAAAGACACCATTAGAGGAGAATGGGACCTTCACGG GTACATAGTTTCAGACTGTGATTCAATAGAAGTAATGATAGATGGTCACAAATGGTTAGGGGACACACCAGAGGATGCTGTTGCACAAACACTCAAAGCAG GTTTGGATTTGGATTGTGGGTACAAAATCGGGAGTTACTATGGCAACTATGCAGGCAGTGCAGTAGAACAAGGGAAAGTTGGGGAGGCAGAGGTAGACAAAGCCCTCAAAAACCTCTACACTGTGCTAATGAGACTTGGCTATTTTGATGGCATCCCTCAGTTTAAATCCCTGGGGAAGGCCGATGTCTGCTCTGAAGAACACGTGGAATTGGCAGCCGAAGCAGCAAGGCAAGGGATTGTTCTTCTCAAGAATGACAATCAAACTTTGCCTTTGAACTATGGTGAAATTAAGAGCATAGCAGTCGTAGGGCCTCATGCCAATGCCACCGAAGTCATGATTGGAAACTATGCAG GTATCCCTTGTCGATATGTATCCCCCGTGGACGGCTTCTCTGCATTTGGAAACGCGAGATATGAAACCGGTTGTGCTGATGTTGCTTGCAAGAATGAGAGCTTGATATTCCCAGCCATGAGAGCTGCAAAGAAAGCTGATGCTACTGCAATTATAGTGGGGTTGGACTTGTCGGTTGAGGCTGAGGGCTCAGACAGAGTGGATCTGTTGCTTCCGGGCTACCAAAATCAGCTCATCAAACAAGTTGCCAGTGTCTCCAAAGGACCCGTCGTTCTTGTAGTCATGTCTGGTGGTCCAGTTGACATCTCTTTTGTCAAGAACGACCCAAAGATCAAGGCTGTCTTGTGGGTTGGTTATCCCGGTGGAGAAGGTGGTCGAGCCATAGCTGATGTTGTATTTGGGAAGTACAATCCTG GAGGAAGATTGCCCCTCACATGGTACGGAGCCGACTATGTTGATATGTTGCCAATGACATCCATGGCATTTAGACCAATTGAGAGCTTGGGCTACCCCGGCAGAACGTACAAATTCTTCAATGGCTCCACAGTCTATCCATTTGGGCACGGACTCAGTTACACCCAGTTCAACTACAACCTCAAGTACTCCAAAAGGTCACTCAACATCAAGCTCCACAAGCTGCAACATTGTCGCAATGTGAATTACAGCGCAAGCGCATACAAGCCCATGTGCCCTGCAGTTCTGATCGAGGACTTGAAATGCCATGACAACATCGAGTTTGAGGTTCAGGTCAAGAACGTGGGGAGGAGGGATGGAAGTGAGGTTGTGATGGTTTACAGAGTACCCCCCGAAGGCATTGTCGGGGCCCCTATGAAGGAGCTAATCACCTTCAAGAGGGTTTCCGTGGCAGCAGGACGAAGCAAGACTATTAAGTTTGTGGTGAATGCCTGCAAGAGCCTTGGCATTGTGGACTACACAGCCAACCATCTTTTGCCAGCAGGGAGGCACACTATCATGATTGGAGATGGAGCAGTCTCGTTTCCAGTTAACATTAACTTCAAATATTAG